A single Heterodontus francisci isolate sHetFra1 chromosome 32, sHetFra1.hap1, whole genome shotgun sequence DNA region contains:
- the pdcl gene encoding phosducin-like protein, whose product MTTLDDKILGEKLQYYYSSSEDEDSDRDENEQKTIKNPGISVGAEVRERSAVNTGPKGVINDWRRFKQLETEQRAEQRREVRRLIKKLSMNCRSQLDEEKDQQKQKVLQEKINGKITMKECNMLHEKDDEEFLEQYRKQRMEEMREHLYSGKRFEEIYELDSSQAFLDTIDKEEKNTLIMVHIYEDDQPGCEAMNGCLICLATEYPVVKFCKVRSSVIGASARFTGNALPALLVYKCGDLIGNFVRITDQLGYDFFAVDLEAFLREYGVLPEKDVVSPTSVQSASVSRSDDSDLDVD is encoded by the exons ATGACTACTTTGGACGATAAGATCCTTGGAGAAAAACTCCAGTACTATTACAGCAGCAGTGAGGATGAAGACAGTGACCGTGATGAGAATGAACAAAAGACCATCAAAAATCCTGGGATTTCTGTGGGAGCAGAAGTCCGAGAACGTAGTGCTGTTAACACAG GCCCCAAAGGAGTGATAAATGACTGGCGGCGGTTTAAGCAGCTCGAAACAGAGCAGCGTGCAGAGCAGCGCCGGGAGGTGCGGAGACTCATCAAGAAGCTCTCGATGAATTGTAGGTCTCagttggatgaagagaaggaccagCAGAAGCAGAAAGTGCTCCAGGAGAAAATCAATGGAAAG ATAACAATGAAAGAGTGCAACATGTTGCATGAAAAGGATGACGAAGAATTTTTGGAGCAGTACAGGAAGCAACGAATGGAGGAAATGCGGGAACATTTGTACAGTGGAAAGCGTTTTGAAGAGATCTATGAGCTGGACAGCTCACAAGCCTTCTTAGACACAATTGACAAAGAAGAAAAGAATACGCTCATAATGGTACACATCTATGAAGATGACCAACCTGGATGTGAAGCTATGAATGGGTGTCTGATCTGTCTGGCCACAGAATATCCAGTTGTGAAATTCTGCAAAGTCCGCAGTTCTGTAATTGGAGCCAGTGCAAGATTCACTGGTAATGCTTTACCTGCTCTGCTGGTCTACAAATGTGGAGATTTGATTGGCAATTTTGTGCGTATCACTGACCAACTTGGATATGACTTTTTTGCAGTGGATTTGGAGGCATTTTTGCGCGAGTATGGTGTACTGCCAGAAAAAGATGTGGTATCACCCACATccgttcagagtgcttcggtgtctCGTAGTGACGATAGTGATCTGGACGTTGACTGA